The genomic interval GCAGGTACTGGGATTCTTGACTTGTCTCCCTTGGTTCTTCCTAGCATCTCTGGCCCATTCTCCTtgcccttcctcctgcctcttcctgtctACAACTACTTCCTATTTCCCTGTCTCCATGCAGATTGCCAGGGCAACAGGTGTAGCAGATGAGGCCCTTGGCAATGTTCGGACTGTGCGGGCCTTCGCgatggagaagagggaggaggagtaaGTCCCGGGAAAGCAGAGCATAGAGTGGGCCCATCCATCtcacccctcccctgccctggccCACAGCCcagctgcctcccgagtgcccaGCCCAGCCTCTCTTCCCAGACGCTATCAAGCAGAACTGGAGTCATGCTGCTGTAAAGCAGAAGAACTGGGCAGGGGCATCGCCTTGTTCCAAGGGCTCTCCAACATCGCTTTCAACTGTGAGTGAGCAAGGCCTGTCTGGGAGGGGACGTGGGCATGGGCTGGGTGGGAGCAAAGAGAGGCAACAGACAGCCTTCACTTGCCCAGGTGCTCCTGACATTGAGGGCCTGCATTTGTGAGATGCCGCAGCTTCTGACTCCTGTGGGATATTAAGTGATGTCATCCCTTAGCTCGTGGAGAGTGCTGCAAGGCACCCTTAAGGAGTGTGCTGTAAGGCACCCTTAAGGAGTGTGCTGTGCACCTCAATGTTAGGAAACCCTTCTGTTTCTCCAGCCCTTTACgttttcatttatgtgtgcatgtggatgtggGTATGTGGATGTGAGTGCAGGTACCTAAAGAGGCCCCAGAGtgggaattacagacagttgtgagctgccagatgtggctgctgggaactgaactcaggtcctcagcgtgagcagtgtgtgctcttaaccgctgagccgtcgTCCCGGTCCTTTGATTTTTAGATAGAGCCTCACTAAGTTACCTAGATTGACGTCAGACTttttctgtatcccaggctgccttgaacttgtggttctcttgcctcagcctcttaagtaACTGTTACAGGCCTACATCACTATACCTGGCCTGCCCATCTTGTTTCACAAATGTGGAGTTGAGGGCTGAGAGTCAACTGGTGGCAGTACAGGGGTAAGGCTCAGGACTCAGTCTTCATCCCTTGCTActtcctgcctcactgcctgGCCCCTTTCCATGTAGGTATGGTCTTGGGCACCCTGTTCATTGGGGGCTCCCTTGTGGCTGGACAGCAGCTGAAAGGGGGAGACCTCATGTCCTTCCTGGTGGCTTCCCAGACAGTACAGAGGTAAGTGGGGACCACTGTCATCTCTCAGGAGAgttccccctacccccaccccaccctgccgtCCTTCCAGAACCCTGCTTCCTAGAACAGGGATGCCAGTGTACTTGGGGGAGGAGATGCTGCCTAGCACTAACCCTGGTCCCCCAGGGGGACACAACAGGGGGAGCCTCTAACACTTCCACAAGAGCCTTCTAAGGCTCCACTGCGCCTCCACTCAGGGATGCAGTAAGCACCattagcttccaggcagctctcAAGTGTCCCTGAGaagctttcaaaaaaaaaaaagaattaattgtgGTGAAATAGACAGTGGAAATGTTATTGCCTGGGCCGTTCTTAAGTGCACACTTTGGTAGTGTTACACACAGCTCAGTGTTCTCAGCCACCACGTTGTGTGGCGTGCGTGTATCAGCGCTTGAATACCCTATGGACACCTTCCTGAACAGGCTTTTTCAGGGCTGCCCTGGCCTCAGAGCTTTCCAAGGATGAGATGAAGAGCACTGCCCCCCGATGCTGCTTGTGTGACTTTCCTCTCCCTGTCTAGCTGAGCCCCATCTACCCCATGCAGCAACCTGGAGCTCATCTGTCACCTTGGCCATAAGGCAGCCTCAGTGGGCTGTCTCAGCGGGCTGCCCCGGCAGGCCTCAGTGAAACCCAAGCACTTCCTACTGTTGTTTCTACCTTGCTTTCCCTAGACAtagcaaacttaaaaaaaaaaaaaaaacataaatatatgttaTGATAAACAACTAAAGAGTGAATATGCTATAATAAATAAAGGGCAAAGACTTATTAGTACCAACCACGTCAGGAGTGCTCTCCCCCTTCTCAAATTGGTCCTTCCCTACAAAGGTGACACTCCTCCTCATAGTGGTGCACTGTCCCTGCCCAGAGTCCTATCTTGCCATTGCTGTGACTCCACAGTTCTTAGAGAAAGACCTAGTATCTTGTTGCTATTGTCTAGTGTGACATAAGGCCAACCTGGAGATTGTAGAACAGTCTTGTCTGCACGATAGCCAGAGGACTACAGAGCAGAGCTCACCGGTTCCCAGCTACATGGGCACTGCCTTTGCTTCCATTTCTGCTCCACATCAAAGACCGTCAGATCCTCTGGTCTCCGAAGCCTTATCTGTCCTCTGGCCCAGCAGCTGTTCCTCCCTGCCTTTGCTATCTAGGTGCTCTGATTGCAAAAGAGGTAGGGGCTACCATGTCCCTTCTGCTACCTTGCATTCCTTGTGCTGACCTAATTCCCAGGTCAGCGTGGACTCCAGTCCTGAGGACTCGGATGAGCAACTTGGCTCTACTCCCTGGGGACATGCCTCCCATCTTCATGTTCTTCCCTGCCTACTGCATTGTTCAGCCCTAACGAGTACTATGCCTAGACTGCAGGGCAGCCCAGAGAGTAGCCTTCGCTGTCTCAGGCCCCTGGCCAGGTCACCATCACCAGCCAACTGGAGGATTTGGCCTCCTTGGGAAGCTgctgtgtttctctctgcctcttgctgTGTATCCAAGGGCCCATGTGTCAAGGCTGAGGTCCAATGGGAGGGATGAGCAGGGCATCACAGCTCAAGCTAAGTGTTCCTTTTGTTGAGAATGGATGGTCCCCAGTCGGGCATCTGCCCAAGCCAGCTTACTTCATCCCAGTGCATGGCTGGCCCATTGTACCAGCTCTCAGGGCAAGGTCAGAGCACTCCCGTGAGTCGTGTGTGCTTTGGATTTCAGTTGTGGTTGCCCCTTTGCCAGGCTCTAATGGATTCCTGGTTTCCTGTGAGCTGGTCACACCCACAGATAACTCACCCACTCAGCTCCTCCCTCCACAGCCAACCTACTCCTGGCAAGTGCCTATTGCCCAAAGCCTGCCATAACTGTTTCCTTGAGGGCTTTGGGGTGCTTACCCAGCACCAGAAGGGTGAACTTAGTCCATAGCTTGTGGGATGGCAGTCTTTCCTCTTCTCCGAAAGGGCCCATTGCACTCAGAGGCATATACCCGTAGGTTGGCTAACCCACTGGGGACCATGACTAAGGCTGTTGACTCATCTTCTTTCTTAGCTCTCAGCAGGCGACCAGCCCCAGCCCTGCCAAGACAAGGGAGGTGACCCACTGTCTAGACAGATAAACACATAGCATCACCTACACATGCCCACTTTTAGGGCAAGCCcacatagaatctttgtcaggaAATTTACTTTGGGGGCTCCCCAGGGCTTCCCCTTTTAGTcccctgtctctgtttttcttctgAAAGGGCTTAACTTGTTTTCCATCTGAATTTAAGTCCTTGCTTCTCCAGAGTCTAGTGTTAGGTCTGACCTCCCACTGTGAACCCATCCTTATCCCTGTTTAGTTAAAGCCCTCTGGTGGGCCATCTTCACCCTGTTTCCTGAAGGCCCGGGAAGCATGTGGACATACCACTGAGTCCTAATCACTTACCCATCAGCCACTGCTGCCTGGGGCCTCTCCAGATCCTGGCTCTGGCAGCAGGCAGCTGTTAACTGAAGGGGGAACAGAAGCTCAGTGATCTGGTGTCACAGTCCCAGGGCCATACATGTGAGCCCTGCCGCTGCCTCCCCAACATagccttcccttctctctgaCTCTTGTTAATACGTCTTCtcactctcctctggcaggtcTATGGCCAGCCTCTCTGTCCTGTTTGGTCAGGTAAGTGAGATTGTCCCAAGTCTGGGTTAGAGTCCCCATCTATCACTAGAGAGGTGTGAGGTAGGGGTGTGGCTGTGGCTGCTGTGAATACTGCCTTTGATTGGGGGTGGGCAGAGGTAGAACAAAGAACAAGGTTTGAACCCCAAGACCATAGTCTGACTCCACCCTATGAAGGGTCTGGACACACTACAGCCCTGCCTGGTAGCAGAAGCCCCCTTCCCTGGAAGCCCTGGTTTTTATCTCAACCACAAACTAGATTCCTTCTGCAGGTGGTACGTGGGCTGAGTGCGGGAGCCCGAGTCTTCGAATACATGGCCCTGAGCCCTGTCATCCCATTGACCGGGGGCTACTGCATCCCCAACAAGGACATTCGTGGTTCCATCACCTTCCAAAATGTCACCTTCAGGTCAGCATTGGTGGTTATGCTGAGAATGAGGGGAAATCAGCTGGCATTTAACTGAAAGCTTCCTGTGAGCAAGGCCCTGTGAGGGACCTTAGGGCAGTAAAGGCTAGGAAGCTGGTCTGACTGGGGCTCTCTTGGCCACCCCCAGCTACCCCTGCAGACCTGGCTTCAATGTGCTCAAGGACTTCACCCTGAAGCTGCCCTCTGGCAAGATTGTGGCTCTTGTGGGCCAGTCTGGGGGAGGTAAGAGGAAGCGCACGACTTTCATCCTCTGGTTCGTATTGTTTGGTAACCACTTGGAGCAGGGCTGGTGGCAAGCCCTCCGTGGTTCCTGCTCCTACCTGGGATGGGTACCCTCCAGTACGACAAGGGTCTGTCTTTGCTAGGAGGTTCTCCCCAACTCCCCCTCCCTCCAGGAAAGACCACAGTTGCCTCCTTGCTGGAACGCTTCTATGACCCTGAAGCTGGCTCGGTGACGTTGGATGGGCATGACCTGCGAACTCTCAACCCCTCCTGGCTCCGGGGCCAGGTCATAGGTTTCATCAGCCAGGTGAAGGGCAGAGCTGAACAGGGTCTCAACAGCAAGACTGgggcccctttctctctttcccgcTCATCTCCCTGTTTCTCTGAGGACATCTGTGCTCTTCATGGTTCTTAGGCATCCTCTGGATCCAGTACGTCCCTCTCCCTCTGCAGCTTTGTCCTTGTACTCCAGAGCATAGACACTGCTCCTATGGGCAGCAGTCTTAAGATCCCAGAGCTGTGGTTCTAAGGCTGCCAATAGCCACAAGCAGGAAAGGCCAAAACTCACATGACCTCCTATTACTATAGGGCCTGTCCATCATCACCTTTGGGGTGCTCTGTTTCCCATTAATGAGCCACCCTGCCCTCACATGATTAGCatttggctttgaacttgagaccTGCCCTACAATCATGGTCCTGTAAAATAAGACCCTCCTGGTGCACATGGCAGTCCCCAAGTTTTGAGGCTAGCTTAGAGTATAACCTGTAGATATCATCTCTGTGTCCCCGTGCCACTCAACCTTGCAGGAGCCAGTCCTGTTTGCAACAACCATCATGGAGAATATCCGATTTGGGAAGCTGGATGCTTCCGATGAAGAGGTGTACACAGCTGCACGAGAAGCCAATGCCCACGAGTTCATCAGCAGCTTCCCCGATGGCTACAGCACTGTGGTTGGTGGGTCCCTTGATGGGAAGGTGCTGGGTCAGCAGGGCAGTGTTGACACTCAGGAGCCATGGTTCTGTTGACATGGAGCACCTCAGCGTGACTCAGGAGGGACAGCTAGGAGACGGTCAAGCCAGGAAAGCCAGACCATGGTTGAGGGGACAAAGATGGCTTTATGGAGACAGAAGAACCTGAGACATGTGGCTCAGGCCTCACAGACTAGACAGGGCTCTGAGAGGAGATGGAGATTATAATAACAAATGGAAATGGGAGACCCAGGCCACAGGCACAAAGGGCTTGTGCACTCAAACCTACCACAGCCCAGGACAAGAAATAGGACCCCTCTCAGAATTTTCTGTGTTCTTCTGGTTTCCTTGCCCTTCAGTGGCATCGCCTCAGCACAACAGCTGGGGTTGTGTGCAGGCCTTTTCTGTCTTCAGGGTGCTGGACCATACAGTGTCACACTAGCTCATGCCTGGAACAACCTAAGCCTTAGATGTTCATCACCACAGCTCTTCTGTCATCTCTGGGGCTACTCTGCTGACTGACGTGGACCTTTCAGGCAGTGCCCATCTCTAGCAATCCCTCCAGGTCCTAACACAGCTGTGTTCACATGCTCAGGGTTCTGTGCTGTTCTGATGGGAGACCCTTGTCATCTCTATTCGGCCCTTCCTTGCTCCTTCAATTCTGGCGTGCCCCTTGTTATTGGGGCTTCCCAAGACTGCTCCCCTTATTGAGCTGTGACCCTGCCATCACTTGGCAGTCCCTCCCAGGGTTGTCCTCTGTGGTTAGCATCTGTGTGCTGTGCAGCCCATGCTTGGGTTCCAAGTGGTCTTACTGCAGCCAAGGCCAGAATCCAAAAGATGCTTGTTGCAGTAGGCATCTGGTGGGAGCTCATCTCAAGAGATGCACCTAGGAAGGGAGGCATATGCAAGACATTAGTGTTTTGGGTACACTTTCATGCTGGAGCATTCAGACTGACAAATATAAACACAGCACTGTGAACGTGGGATCCTGACAGGAGCTTGATGGAAGTTCCCAAGTACCCAGTATCCGTTGCCCACTGCCTCCAGTGTAGGGCTAAGGACCACTTTAGACCCCTGTCCTGTCCTCTCTTTCCCTAGGTGAGCGGGGCACAACCTTGTCTGGTGGCCAGAAGCAGCGCCTAGCCATCGCACGTGCCCTCATCAAGCAGCCCACAGTGCTGATCCTGGACGAGGCCACCAGTGCGCTAGATGCAGAATCCGAGAGGGTGGTACAGGAGGCCCTGGACCGGGCCAGTGCTGGCCGCACCGTGTTGGTCATTGCCCACCGGCTTAGTACTGTCCGTGCAGCCCACTCCATCATTGTCATGGCCAATGGCCAAGTCTGTGAGGTCAGTCGGGCTAGGAACGGGCAGTGGCTCGGGTGGCACAGCTAAGCTGTGTGAGCACCTGGCCTGCTTCCAGGTGCTTGAGGTCATGTTCTGGGAACAAAACCCCAACAGACCAAGGTCTTCCTATCCTTGGATAAACCCAGGCCACTACCCTCTGGGAAAGCTGAACTACAGGCTCCCGGACCAGGGGATGTGTATGTTGGTAAAGAGACTGAGGCACAGATGGCGACCCAGAGGCTAAGATGCAGAGAGGCTGTCTCAGACTTGTGGGAGAGATCAGGCAGAATCAGAGCACACAAGTGTATCCCACAGCCACAGCCGAACGAGAGACAAAAGTAATCAGGCCTCTCAATGTCAAGGGAACAGAAGGTAGCATTGGCTGGTAAAGCTGTCCCCAAGGTAGTCCCTTTACAGTGAGCAGAGTTGTCAAGTGTCCCTAGGTCATGAGCttaagtggttgtgagcctcacAATTGATGGAAGTCAATAGGGACTCCGAGTTAGCTCTGTTGAAATGACCCTCCTTCTGTCTCCAGGCTGGGACCCACGAAGAACTCCTTAAAAAAGGCGGGCTCTATTCAGAGCTTATCCGGAGACAAACCCTGGACGCCTCACTGACCTCAACCCCTCCTGCAGAGAAGCCTGAAGACCCCAAAAGCTGCCAGTCCAAAGCCTGAGAGGCCCCCTGGGGTCAGGTCACTGCAAGACATCAGTCTGAGGCTGGAGCTCTGCTGGGGACAGAGCCCTTGGAAGGCCAGTGTGCTGGAGTGTGGCCTGCACTACTGCCCCCTTAAAGGAGCTGGGCTCAACAGCTGGGGTGGGAAATGGCTCTCCGCCCACCTGCTCTGACCATCCTGACTCAGCTCTGTGGTCACGGGATGTACACAGTGAGACAGAGTCCCTGGACACCTCTGCTTGACCCTCTCAGGCTGGCCTGGTTCTGCCCAACACTCAGTTGTTTGGGCCCTCACTCCAGGAGACTGGCCAGGCCTGGT from Mus musculus strain C57BL/6J chromosome 5, GRCm38.p6 C57BL/6J carries:
- the Abcb8 gene encoding mitochondrial potassium channel ATP-binding subunit isoform X1, which produces MLVHLFRFGIRGGPVPGWSLQSLRFQTFSAARSSDDRLSSHLLRTVAQLRVQLRAHLPRAPPASHWSPSAWCWVGGTLVVPAVLWQHPRLCLIALCEAKESPPAQPTRAPELRFNWKLFWHFLHPHLLALGAAIVLALGAALVNVQIPLLLGQLVEIVAKYTRDHMGSFVSESRKLSVQLLLLYGVQGLLTFGYLVLLSHIGERMAMDMRKALFSSLLRQDIAFFDAKKTGQLVSRLTTDVQEFKSSFKLVISQGLRSCTQVIGSLVSLSMLSPRLTLMLAVVTPALMGVGTLMGSGLRKLSRQCQEQIARATGVADEALGNVRTVRAFAMEKREEERYQAELESCCCKAEELGRGIALFQGLSNIAFNCMVLGTLFIGGSLVAGQQLKGGDLMSFLVASQTVQRSMASLSVLFGQVVRGLSAGARVFEYMALSPVIPLTGGYCIPNKDIRGSITFQNVTFSYPCRPGFNVLKDFTLKLPSGKIVALVGQSGGGKTTVASLLERFYDPEAGSVTLDGHDLRTLNPSWLRGQVIGFISQEPVLFATTIMENIRFGKLDASDEEVYTAAREANAHEFISSFPDGYSTVVGERGTTLSGGQKQRLAIARALIKQPTVLILDEATSALDAESERVVQEALDRASAGRTVLVIAHRLSTVRAAHSIIVMANGQVCEAGTHEELLKKGGLYSELIRRQTLDASLTSTPPAEKPEDPKSCQSKA
- the Abcb8 gene encoding mitochondrial potassium channel ATP-binding subunit isoform X2, whose amino-acid sequence is MLSPRLTLMLAVVTPALMGVGTLMGSGLRKLSRQCQEQIARATGVADEALGNVRTVRAFAMEKREEERYQAELESCCCKAEELGRGIALFQGLSNIAFNCMVLGTLFIGGSLVAGQQLKGGDLMSFLVASQTVQRSMASLSVLFGQVVRGLSAGARVFEYMALSPVIPLTGGYCIPNKDIRGSITFQNVTFSYPCRPGFNVLKDFTLKLPSGKIVALVGQSGGGKTTVASLLERFYDPEAGSVTLDGHDLRTLNPSWLRGQVIGFISQEPVLFATTIMENIRFGKLDASDEEVYTAAREANAHEFISSFPDGYSTVVGERGTTLSGGQKQRLAIARALIKQPTVLILDEATSALDAESERVVQEALDRASAGRTVLVIAHRLSTVRAAHSIIVMANGQVCEAGTHEELLKKGGLYSELIRRQTLDASLTSTPPAEKPEDPKSCQSKA